The Planococcus liqunii genome includes a region encoding these proteins:
- a CDS encoding acyl-CoA dehydrogenase — MTLNQQTAVRKTAANRDELIEKARQIGLIAEKHASEAEQNAKLSDVVIEKIREAEFHKLLRPKVYGGQDLDYFTFGEMIRTIAYHSVPAAWLSYFFVIHETWPAFLPKESRDELFNSGELMADVFAPVGKVTDDGEGYRLSGQWNFCSGVLWSDWIALGAVAKLKDGDAPEYSMYIVHKNDVEIVDNWDTLGLRGTGSNGVLVDNVYIPPNRVFKMARVMAGQGLGKDNYEPEYQIANVPYMQFFLMGFQFIQIGGVERLLDIFQSKTENRIRIFNHGQNEKEAASSQRVLAEMKIQLSSLKGLSNEYLERLTHYQENSMTTLDEEEREKLFAIRGYVSKNAAEMALRVLLTLGGNSIFKTDPTEMFVRDIMTVAVHPTHLYEDSLAAYGKSIFGFKGNPTW; from the coding sequence ATGACGCTCAATCAACAAACAGCAGTCCGAAAAACGGCAGCCAACCGGGACGAACTCATTGAGAAGGCGAGACAGATCGGGTTGATTGCTGAGAAACACGCTTCAGAAGCCGAACAGAATGCCAAACTTTCCGATGTGGTGATTGAAAAGATCAGAGAAGCGGAATTCCATAAATTGCTGCGGCCGAAAGTCTACGGCGGCCAGGACCTGGATTACTTCACATTCGGTGAAATGATCCGGACGATCGCGTACCACAGCGTACCGGCAGCCTGGTTAAGCTATTTCTTCGTCATCCACGAAACCTGGCCGGCGTTTTTGCCGAAAGAAAGCCGGGACGAATTATTCAATAGCGGCGAACTGATGGCGGACGTGTTCGCTCCTGTCGGAAAAGTGACCGACGACGGCGAAGGCTACCGATTGTCCGGCCAGTGGAACTTCTGCAGCGGTGTGCTTTGGAGCGACTGGATTGCACTCGGTGCAGTGGCGAAGCTGAAAGACGGCGATGCACCGGAGTACAGTATGTACATCGTCCACAAGAACGATGTGGAAATCGTCGACAACTGGGACACTTTGGGGCTCCGGGGAACAGGAAGCAACGGCGTCCTTGTCGACAATGTCTACATTCCGCCGAACCGGGTGTTTAAAATGGCCCGCGTCATGGCCGGCCAAGGGCTCGGAAAAGACAATTATGAACCGGAATACCAGATCGCCAACGTACCGTATATGCAGTTTTTCCTGATGGGCTTCCAGTTTATCCAGATCGGCGGCGTCGAGCGGCTCTTGGATATTTTCCAGAGCAAGACCGAAAACCGCATCCGCATTTTCAACCACGGCCAGAACGAAAAAGAAGCGGCGAGCAGCCAGCGCGTCCTGGCGGAAATGAAAATTCAGCTGAGCTCGCTGAAAGGCTTATCGAACGAGTACCTGGAACGGCTCACGCATTATCAGGAAAACAGCATGACCACTTTGGACGAGGAAGAACGCGAAAAACTGTTTGCCATCCGCGGCTACGTCTCGAAAAACGCGGCAGAAATGGCGCTGCGCGTCTTGTTGACACTCGGCGGCAATTCGATTTTCAAAACCGATCCGACTGAAATGTTCGTCCGCGACATCATGACGGTGGCGGTCCACCCGACGCATCTGTACGAAGATTCCCTCGCTGCTTATGGAAAATCCATTTTCGGCTTTAAAGGAAACCCAACGTGGTAA
- a CDS encoding XylR N-terminal domain-containing protein codes for MEAKPLNLKDLFDAKKDTVVNELYDRVITIPIEARTALKTELVKVIGKDRTKGVFTRYGWHCGVNDGEKAKQFEWDSVWDAVYAGPKFHQLHGYLDKVEILEIGTDKDQLEFIEVLWINTFEADQYLLANDKSAEPVCHTLCGYASGYLSTVLGQPVLVKEIECRGMGHAECKCICMPLDKWGEEIAGEQRYYQGTSIIQELDEVTDKLKTERDHLAKANDIHQRLIEELLSKQGIQKIVDILYETTGLTAFIENDHHQVLVKAGHLEEPLDLRKFNAKQTKFSPYSDNFSLLRAPIFYEQDVKGYCSFVYPAGEEPNELDYMIIEKAGLTSAILLLNENIRISTEQNIKRSFLNDMLESRLTEEEMYKVSYYLNFNSASSYWMLAIGRDCKNAENEIAFNEELIRYINLFLNERNVNTIVSQKLDKIIVLIEYPSFENLNITQDKFINHLFTYCLKRFSSHKFCVGVSTVIQNFMELKVLYNETLAALRATNEETNVSYFKELGLESVLFQVQDDVLIDRFVEQHIGKLLAIDKEFDLIRTLYAYICNGNSINATSKKTSMSISGLRYRLAKISEILNQDLADTEALFSIYLAINILKSKGTITI; via the coding sequence ATGGAAGCCAAACCGCTGAACTTGAAAGATTTGTTCGACGCCAAAAAAGACACGGTGGTCAATGAATTGTACGACCGGGTTATCACGATTCCGATTGAAGCACGGACCGCCTTGAAAACCGAACTGGTCAAAGTCATCGGCAAAGACCGGACGAAAGGGGTTTTTACCCGCTACGGCTGGCATTGCGGCGTGAACGACGGTGAAAAAGCCAAGCAGTTCGAGTGGGACAGCGTCTGGGACGCGGTCTATGCCGGACCGAAGTTCCATCAGCTGCACGGCTACCTCGATAAAGTGGAGATTTTGGAAATCGGGACGGACAAAGACCAGCTCGAATTCATCGAAGTGCTGTGGATCAACACCTTTGAAGCGGACCAGTACCTGCTCGCGAATGACAAAAGTGCAGAACCCGTATGCCATACTTTATGCGGCTATGCGAGCGGTTACCTGTCGACCGTTCTCGGGCAGCCGGTCCTCGTAAAGGAAATCGAATGCCGCGGCATGGGGCACGCGGAATGCAAATGCATCTGCATGCCGCTCGACAAATGGGGCGAGGAAATTGCCGGGGAGCAGCGCTATTACCAGGGCACGAGCATCATCCAGGAACTTGATGAAGTGACCGACAAGCTGAAAACCGAGCGCGACCATCTTGCCAAAGCGAACGACATCCACCAGCGGCTGATCGAAGAACTGCTGTCGAAGCAGGGCATCCAGAAAATCGTCGACATCCTCTATGAAACGACCGGCTTGACGGCGTTTATCGAAAACGACCACCATCAGGTGCTGGTGAAGGCGGGCCACTTGGAAGAGCCGCTCGATTTGCGCAAGTTCAACGCCAAGCAGACAAAGTTCAGCCCTTATTCCGACAATTTTTCGCTGCTGCGCGCGCCGATTTTCTATGAGCAGGACGTCAAAGGCTATTGCTCGTTTGTCTACCCGGCCGGGGAAGAGCCGAACGAACTCGATTACATGATCATCGAAAAAGCGGGCTTGACGTCGGCGATCCTGTTATTGAACGAAAACATCCGGATCAGCACCGAACAGAACATCAAGCGCAGTTTCCTGAACGACATGCTCGAGAGCCGGCTGACGGAAGAGGAGATGTACAAAGTCTCCTATTACCTGAATTTCAATTCCGCTTCTTCGTACTGGATGCTGGCAATCGGCCGCGACTGCAAAAACGCTGAAAACGAAATCGCCTTTAATGAAGAACTCATCCGCTACATCAATCTGTTCCTGAACGAACGCAACGTCAATACGATCGTGTCGCAGAAACTCGACAAGATCATCGTTCTGATCGAATACCCGTCGTTCGAGAACTTGAATATCACCCAGGACAAGTTCATCAATCATCTGTTTACGTACTGCCTGAAGCGCTTTTCCAGCCATAAGTTCTGCGTCGGCGTCTCGACGGTGATCCAGAACTTCATGGAGCTCAAGGTTTTATACAATGAAACCTTGGCCGCTTTGCGCGCCACGAACGAAGAAACGAACGTGTCCTATTTCAAAGAACTGGGCTTGGAAAGCGTACTGTTCCAGGTGCAGGATGATGTGCTGATTGACCGGTTTGTCGAGCAGCACATCGGCAAGCTGCTGGCCATCGACAAGGAATTCGATTTGATCCGGACGCTTTATGCCTATATCTGCAATGGCAATAGCATCAACGCGACGTCGAAAAAGACCTCGATGTCGATCAGCGGACTGCGCTACCGGCTTGCCAAAATCAGCGAAATCCTGAACCAGGACCTGGCCGACACCGAAGCGCTGTTCTCCATCTACCTGGCGATCAACATCCTGAAATCAAAAGGGACGATAACAATTTAA
- a CDS encoding flavin reductase family protein — MDDLLFRKAMGKFATGVTVLTTAHEGDIHGMTANGFMSVSLDPKLVVISIGHKARFLEKVTQSQRFAVNILAEDQEPLSRHFAGRPQGEVEFAALDGLPVLDGAVARITCEVASTHVEGDHTLFIGRVTAIEFEEKNPLLFYSGQYHEVKALETNKI, encoded by the coding sequence ATGGACGATTTGTTATTCAGAAAAGCAATGGGGAAATTTGCAACCGGCGTCACGGTACTTACGACAGCTCATGAAGGGGACATTCACGGTATGACAGCAAATGGCTTCATGTCTGTTTCATTGGACCCGAAACTGGTTGTCATTTCAATCGGACACAAGGCACGTTTCCTGGAAAAGGTCACGCAATCGCAGCGCTTCGCTGTTAATATTTTAGCTGAGGACCAGGAACCCCTTTCCAGGCATTTTGCTGGACGGCCGCAGGGAGAAGTGGAATTTGCCGCTCTGGATGGCCTGCCGGTGCTTGACGGAGCCGTTGCCAGAATTACATGCGAGGTTGCTTCCACTCATGTCGAAGGCGACCATACCTTATTTATCGGGAGAGTCACCGCGATTGAGTTTGAAGAAAAGAACCCTCTCCTCTTTTATTCCGGGCAATACCACGAAGTGAAAGCACTCGAAACCAATAAAATATAG
- a CDS encoding 2-keto-4-pentenoate hydratase → MELQKIAQQLRDAENTKQPIAPLTETADGITPDDAYRIQLLQIEQKLSEGAKVEGLKIGLTSKAMQDMLNVHTPDYGFVLDSMVYEEARAIDAEHFIQPKVEFEIAFVFKEALKGPDVTIEDVVRATDYVVPSVEIIDSRIADWRIKFEDTVADNGSSAGALLGSKKTKLSDVDIAAIEMTVYKNDEAVDAASSSAVLGNPLNAVVWLANEVGRYDIQIEPGMFVLSGALSKALPFAAGDRFKADFGVLGEVSISFQPAEVTK, encoded by the coding sequence ATGGAACTCCAAAAAATCGCCCAGCAATTACGGGATGCAGAAAATACGAAACAGCCCATCGCGCCGCTGACCGAAACAGCAGACGGCATCACGCCGGACGATGCCTACCGGATCCAGCTTTTGCAGATCGAGCAGAAACTCAGTGAAGGCGCGAAAGTCGAAGGCCTGAAAATCGGCTTGACGAGCAAAGCGATGCAGGACATGCTGAACGTCCATACGCCGGATTACGGCTTTGTGCTTGATTCGATGGTCTACGAGGAAGCGCGCGCCATCGACGCGGAGCACTTTATCCAGCCGAAAGTCGAATTTGAAATTGCGTTCGTCTTCAAGGAAGCCTTGAAAGGCCCGGACGTGACGATTGAGGACGTGGTCCGGGCGACGGATTACGTCGTTCCATCGGTCGAAATCATCGACAGCCGCATCGCGGACTGGCGCATCAAGTTTGAAGACACCGTGGCAGACAACGGCTCTTCCGCCGGCGCCTTGCTCGGTTCGAAGAAAACGAAACTTTCGGATGTGGATATCGCAGCAATTGAGATGACGGTTTACAAAAACGACGAAGCGGTGGATGCGGCATCGAGCAGCGCCGTCCTCGGCAATCCGTTGAACGCCGTTGTCTGGCTCGCCAATGAAGTGGGCCGCTACGACATCCAAATCGAACCCGGCATGTTTGTCTTGTCCGGCGCCTTGTCGAAAGCCCTGCCGTTTGCAGCAGGCGACCGTTTCAAAGCCGACTTCGGCGTTTTGGGCGAAGTCAGTATTTCATTCCAGCCGGCAGAGGTGACAAAATGA
- a CDS encoding acetaldehyde dehydrogenase (acetylating) — MNKLKVGIIGSGNIGTDLMYKIERCDSLEMSVMVGIDADSEGLKRAKDAGYTVISNGIDGLMEQLDAVDIVFDATSAYAHKAHSDLLTAAGKRVIDLTPAAIGPFTVPPVNLTANFDSPNVNMVTCGGQATIPIVHAISRVAPVEYAEIVATVSSKSAGPGTRANIDEFTHTTARAIERVGGAEKGKAIIILNPAEPPVIMRDTVNALIKTPDYDEAEIVDSINRMVAEVQEYVPGYRLRGTPQFDGQRVSVFLEVEGAGDFFPAYSGNLDIMTAAAARVANEMAKELLTANA, encoded by the coding sequence ATGAATAAACTAAAAGTGGGAATTATCGGTTCAGGCAATATCGGAACGGATTTGATGTACAAAATCGAACGCTGCGATTCGCTCGAAATGAGCGTCATGGTCGGCATCGATGCCGATTCAGAAGGATTGAAGCGCGCGAAGGACGCGGGCTACACCGTCATTTCAAACGGCATCGACGGCTTGATGGAGCAATTGGACGCGGTCGACATCGTCTTTGACGCCACCAGCGCCTATGCCCATAAAGCGCATAGCGATCTGTTGACCGCGGCCGGCAAACGAGTCATCGACCTGACGCCGGCGGCGATCGGCCCGTTTACCGTACCCCCCGTTAACTTGACAGCGAATTTCGATTCGCCGAACGTCAATATGGTGACGTGCGGCGGCCAGGCGACCATTCCGATCGTCCACGCCATCAGCCGCGTCGCGCCGGTCGAGTATGCGGAAATCGTGGCGACGGTATCCAGCAAAAGCGCCGGCCCCGGAACGCGCGCCAATATCGACGAGTTCACCCATACGACGGCGCGCGCCATTGAAAGGGTCGGCGGCGCCGAAAAAGGCAAGGCGATCATCATCCTGAATCCGGCAGAGCCGCCCGTCATTATGCGCGACACGGTCAATGCGTTGATCAAAACACCAGACTATGACGAAGCGGAAATCGTGGACTCCATCAACCGGATGGTGGCCGAAGTGCAGGAATACGTTCCGGGGTACCGCTTGCGGGGCACGCCGCAGTTTGACGGCCAGCGCGTCTCGGTGTTTTTGGAAGTCGAAGGCGCGGGCGACTTTTTCCCTGCCTATTCCGGCAACCTGGATATCATGACCGCTGCGGCGGCGCGGGTCGCCAACGAAATGGCGAAAGAATTACTGACGGCAAACGCGTGA
- the dmpG gene encoding 4-hydroxy-2-oxovalerate aldolase, which yields MEKKSFEILDVTLRDGSHAMSHAFTPEQVRDTARALDAAGVRYFEVSHGDGLGGSSLQYGLSKHDELELIEIAADACTQAEVSVLLIPGIGVKGDLQNAVKAGAKMVRVATHVTEADVAAQHIALGRELGLKTVGFLMMSHMAPTAKIVEQAKLFESYGAEVVYVTDSAGYMLPQDVTERISALKQSIGCDIGFHGHNNLSMAMANTVAAVEAGATFIDGSLRALGAGSGNTQTEVMVAVLERLGYETGIDLYKIMDAANDVVTPYMPRPQEITGSSLVMGYSGVYSSFLLHTQVAAKRFGVDERDILVELGRMKAVGGQEDLIYDVAQGIAARN from the coding sequence ATGGAGAAAAAATCATTTGAGATATTGGATGTCACCTTGCGTGACGGCAGCCATGCGATGTCGCATGCCTTTACCCCCGAACAGGTGCGGGATACGGCGCGGGCCCTTGATGCGGCGGGTGTCCGCTATTTCGAAGTTTCGCACGGCGACGGGCTCGGCGGCTCGTCTTTGCAATATGGCTTGTCTAAACACGACGAACTTGAACTCATTGAAATCGCTGCGGATGCATGTACACAGGCGGAAGTGTCCGTCCTGCTGATTCCGGGCATCGGCGTCAAAGGCGATTTGCAGAACGCCGTGAAAGCCGGCGCGAAAATGGTGCGCGTCGCGACACACGTCACGGAAGCGGACGTAGCCGCGCAGCATATCGCACTCGGCCGTGAACTGGGCTTGAAGACGGTCGGATTTCTGATGATGAGCCATATGGCGCCGACTGCGAAAATTGTCGAACAGGCGAAGCTGTTTGAAAGCTACGGCGCAGAAGTCGTCTACGTCACGGATTCGGCCGGCTATATGCTGCCGCAAGATGTCACCGAACGCATTTCCGCGCTAAAGCAGTCGATCGGCTGCGACATCGGCTTCCACGGCCACAACAATTTATCGATGGCGATGGCGAACACCGTCGCGGCGGTCGAAGCGGGCGCCACGTTTATCGACGGCAGCCTGCGCGCACTCGGTGCGGGCAGCGGCAATACACAGACGGAAGTGATGGTGGCGGTCCTCGAGCGCCTCGGCTACGAAACGGGCATTGACCTCTACAAAATCATGGACGCCGCCAACGATGTGGTGACGCCTTATATGCCAAGGCCACAGGAAATCACCGGGTCAAGCCTCGTCATGGGTTATTCCGGCGTGTATTCCAGCTTCCTCTTGCATACGCAAGTCGCGGCGAAGCGCTTCGGCGTTGATGAACGCGACATCCTAGTGGAACTCGGCCGTATGAAGGCGGTCGGCGGCCAGGAAGACCTGATCTATGACGTGGCGCAGGGCATCGCAGCCCGAAACTAA
- a CDS encoding FAD synthetase family protein — translation MQTIHLTSQNMAQWHKGFPEQAVAIGFFDGLHKGHLSVIQEAKRLADEAGIASAVMSFFPHPKTVLGKGAESFPYLMPLEEKQAALEALGIDTLFLVHFDRDIAGIPPVGFVEQFLIRLNAVQVVCGSDFHYGARGSGNTETLAAQGAGHFDVSVVELLEFGGEKISSTRIRQALAQGNISIVRKLLGKFYSVNWCPKNGLLPFYSLPAPGKYEVKLHHADETVSCKAQVLNDKEAKFTHDFKQWSQAVRIEWIRSIGNH, via the coding sequence ATGCAGACGATCCATTTAACAAGTCAAAATATGGCGCAGTGGCACAAGGGGTTTCCGGAGCAGGCGGTGGCTATAGGGTTTTTTGACGGTTTGCATAAAGGCCACCTGTCGGTTATACAGGAAGCCAAGCGCTTAGCGGACGAAGCTGGCATCGCATCCGCAGTCATGAGCTTTTTCCCGCATCCGAAAACGGTGCTCGGCAAAGGGGCGGAATCGTTCCCGTATTTGATGCCGCTTGAAGAAAAGCAGGCCGCGCTTGAAGCGCTCGGCATCGACACTTTGTTTCTGGTCCATTTTGACCGGGACATCGCCGGCATTCCCCCTGTCGGTTTTGTCGAGCAGTTTCTAATCAGGCTGAATGCCGTCCAGGTCGTCTGCGGCAGCGATTTCCACTACGGCGCCCGCGGAAGCGGCAATACCGAGACGCTGGCTGCGCAAGGCGCAGGGCATTTCGATGTTTCGGTCGTTGAACTGCTGGAATTCGGCGGCGAGAAAATCAGCTCCACCCGCATCCGGCAGGCTTTGGCGCAAGGGAATATTTCCATCGTGCGAAAACTGCTCGGGAAATTCTATTCGGTCAACTGGTGCCCGAAAAACGGCCTGCTGCCGTTCTACTCCCTGCCGGCACCCGGGAAATACGAAGTGAAGCTGCACCATGCCGATGAAACCGTGTCGTGCAAAGCGCAGGTCCTGAACGACAAAGAAGCGAAGTTCACCCATGATTTCAAGCAATGGAGCCAGGCTGTCCGGATTGAATGGATCCGGTCGATCGGCAACCATTAG
- a CDS encoding ABC transporter permease — protein sequence MRNFYLVFKQSFRERVTSKSYLTTTLALILISIFAISLPSLLENFADAKEEVAVISNTPEIQLAELEGQLADWEWKEGTDSQISSLKEDAQEGKIAGLYIIDKGESNYSVTYFSKNNDVVLNSSLSQYLQAKNTQRIADSNGISAADQQALFVPVAMEKESFTSENEVSIFVIYLMLMFILMAVMMYGTTIATGVASEKASRVMEVMVTKVNPLAMIFGKIFGIALASLVQFAAFFGSVALYLKSGIVEPAQSLGNFELNLSALTAEHCVYFFIFFLLGYLLYASLYAVFGSMVSRPEELNGTTMPISILLMVSAFSGILFVIDDPTSALSKFMAIFPFTSPFNMIILIMKDAASFAEISLSIGLLVLTTFAFGYFAAKVYPKGILHFGENLKLRQLIMRKS from the coding sequence ATGAGAAACTTCTATTTGGTCTTCAAGCAATCATTTCGGGAAAGAGTGACATCGAAGTCGTACCTGACGACAACTTTGGCTTTGATCCTGATTTCCATCTTCGCCATTTCGCTTCCGAGCCTGCTCGAGAATTTTGCAGACGCGAAAGAGGAAGTGGCGGTCATCTCCAATACGCCGGAGATCCAGTTGGCAGAACTGGAAGGGCAATTGGCTGACTGGGAATGGAAAGAAGGAACGGACAGCCAGATAAGTTCGCTGAAGGAAGATGCCCAGGAAGGCAAAATTGCCGGCTTGTACATCATCGATAAAGGCGAAAGCAATTATTCCGTCACCTACTTCTCCAAAAACAACGACGTCGTCTTGAATTCGTCGCTGTCGCAGTATCTGCAAGCAAAAAATACGCAGCGGATTGCCGACAGCAACGGCATATCGGCGGCTGATCAGCAGGCCCTGTTCGTTCCGGTCGCCATGGAAAAAGAATCTTTCACTTCAGAGAACGAAGTTTCGATCTTTGTGATTTACTTGATGCTGATGTTCATCTTGATGGCGGTCATGATGTACGGCACCACCATTGCCACCGGCGTCGCCTCGGAAAAAGCGTCGCGCGTCATGGAAGTGATGGTGACAAAAGTGAACCCGCTGGCGATGATCTTCGGGAAAATCTTCGGCATTGCGCTGGCGAGCCTTGTGCAGTTTGCGGCTTTCTTCGGATCGGTCGCGCTGTATTTGAAATCGGGAATCGTGGAACCCGCCCAGAGCCTGGGGAATTTTGAATTGAATCTGTCGGCTCTGACCGCCGAGCACTGCGTGTACTTCTTTATCTTCTTCTTGCTGGGATATCTCTTATATGCTTCCCTGTATGCGGTATTCGGTTCGATGGTGAGCCGTCCCGAAGAACTCAACGGCACCACAATGCCGATTTCCATCCTGTTGATGGTCAGCGCTTTTTCCGGCATCCTGTTTGTGATCGATGACCCGACTTCTGCGCTGTCGAAGTTCATGGCAATCTTCCCGTTTACATCGCCATTCAATATGATCATCCTGATCATGAAAGACGCAGCATCATTTGCGGAAATTAGCCTGTCCATCGGGCTGCTGGTCCTGACCACATTTGCATTCGGCTATTTTGCAGCCAAAGTCTACCCGAAAGGCATCCTGCACTTCGGGGAGAACTTGAAACTGCGTCAGCTGATTATGAGGAAATCATAA
- a CDS encoding ABC transporter ATP-binding protein, translating into MNLTINDLNKHFGPYHAVKNLSLSVNQGEAVGLLGRNGAGKTTTIRMILGLLQQESGSIQWGGRPFSRKEVKLGYLPEERGLYPKMNMLDQLVYFGQLEGMSKRAAKQEALKWIERLGISEYLKKDTGDLSKGNQQKIQLIAALMHDPDLVILDEPFSGLDPVNAQMLEGVIEDLIRLKKTLIFSSHRMESVESFCDRVYLMKHGEVVLSGAISDIKTRYGFKYVNIESSQPLEEHLAGLQTDFVKKGKEYQLQVSSMEQGLHLIEKLKSLVAIRKIGIADPSLNQIFIEKAGD; encoded by the coding sequence ATGAACCTGACGATCAACGATTTAAACAAGCATTTCGGACCTTACCACGCGGTAAAGAACTTGTCTTTATCGGTCAACCAAGGCGAAGCCGTGGGGCTGCTGGGAAGAAACGGAGCAGGAAAAACCACGACGATCCGGATGATTCTCGGGTTATTGCAGCAGGAAAGCGGCAGCATCCAATGGGGAGGCCGTCCGTTCTCGCGCAAAGAAGTGAAACTCGGCTATCTGCCAGAGGAACGAGGGCTGTATCCGAAGATGAACATGCTCGACCAATTGGTGTATTTCGGCCAATTGGAAGGCATGAGCAAGCGTGCTGCTAAACAGGAAGCCCTGAAATGGATCGAGCGCCTGGGGATCAGCGAGTACCTCAAAAAAGATACCGGAGATTTATCAAAAGGAAACCAGCAAAAAATCCAATTGATCGCGGCGCTGATGCACGACCCGGACCTGGTCATTTTGGATGAGCCGTTCAGCGGTTTGGATCCGGTCAATGCACAGATGCTCGAAGGCGTGATCGAAGACCTGATCCGGCTGAAGAAAACGCTGATCTTTTCGAGCCACCGGATGGAAAGTGTGGAATCGTTCTGCGACCGCGTGTATTTGATGAAGCACGGCGAAGTGGTGCTGTCGGGCGCGATTTCAGACATCAAAACCCGGTATGGCTTCAAGTATGTGAACATTGAATCCTCGCAGCCTTTGGAAGAGCATCTGGCGGGGCTGCAAACGGATTTCGTGAAAAAAGGAAAAGAATATCAATTGCAGGTCAGTTCCATGGAACAGGGGCTGCACCTCATCGAGAAGCTGAAAAGTTTGGTGGCGATCCGGAAAATCGGCATCGCTGACCCGTCGCTCAACCAAATATTCATTGAAAAGGCAGGGGATTGA
- a CDS encoding S8 family serine peptidase has protein sequence MNVQHKLPKTLAGILALSVSMSCLTPSAQAAGFPKLPVQAVEDESKMIYLFQEGTNLRMIAEDIQGIDPGASINAIQEIETLTVKASGPAQNNKVKKHVQNEFGTLITEVGEDQTVKAGDVRPSSMPPVSTLMPLASAPQNLKSEADSTYTRWLWDIDLVTQNGASRDIESGNHGVKVGIVDSGLDFNHSDLKANIVSKGRSLVDGVADTQDYMGHGTMVAGSIAANGHIKGIAPEIGIVPYKVFHTGNADSSDVIEAIVAAANDDMDVINLSLGVYKSLKNKDEKAVYAAYKRALKYAEKENSFVVASSGTESAGFDIFNAKKLAAARGFSEDAQLHMPGGLEDVFTVAATNKGNALTFYSNYGKNVSIGAPGGDYGPLADQGLYDVRHMTLTTYPTNLMQSITSEYAGFEKGYEFMTGTSLAAPKVSATAALVIAEYEEVHGKKPKVQEVKKILEKGAVKSDKKKFGAGIVNAYNSLTLIK, from the coding sequence ATGAACGTTCAGCATAAACTGCCAAAAACACTAGCGGGAATTCTGGCTTTAAGTGTAAGCATGAGTTGTTTAACACCTTCTGCCCAGGCTGCCGGATTCCCTAAATTACCTGTTCAAGCGGTAGAAGATGAATCGAAAATGATTTATCTGTTTCAAGAAGGTACGAATTTACGGATGATTGCTGAAGATATCCAAGGGATTGATCCCGGGGCCTCAATCAATGCGATCCAGGAAATTGAAACCTTGACAGTAAAAGCTTCCGGTCCCGCTCAAAACAATAAGGTTAAGAAGCATGTTCAAAATGAGTTCGGAACGCTGATTACAGAAGTAGGAGAAGACCAGACCGTTAAAGCAGGGGATGTCCGGCCAAGCAGTATGCCGCCTGTTTCAACTTTAATGCCGCTGGCTTCCGCTCCTCAAAACCTGAAGAGCGAAGCAGATTCCACTTATACAAGATGGCTATGGGATATTGATCTCGTCACTCAAAATGGAGCAAGCCGCGATATAGAAAGCGGGAACCACGGCGTGAAAGTTGGGATTGTAGACAGTGGACTGGATTTCAATCATTCGGATTTAAAAGCGAATATTGTTTCGAAGGGCCGATCCTTGGTTGATGGAGTGGCAGATACGCAGGATTATATGGGGCATGGCACGATGGTAGCAGGTTCAATTGCTGCCAACGGCCATATAAAAGGGATTGCCCCGGAAATCGGAATAGTCCCCTATAAAGTGTTCCACACGGGAAATGCCGATTCAAGCGACGTTATTGAAGCGATTGTAGCGGCAGCGAACGATGATATGGACGTGATTAACTTAAGTTTAGGTGTTTACAAATCCTTAAAGAATAAAGACGAAAAAGCTGTTTATGCGGCATACAAACGTGCATTGAAATATGCAGAAAAAGAAAATAGCTTTGTCGTTGCATCTTCGGGTACGGAAAGTGCCGGATTCGATATTTTCAACGCGAAAAAACTGGCAGCTGCCCGGGGGTTCTCGGAAGACGCTCAGCTGCACATGCCTGGGGGGTTAGAGGATGTGTTTACAGTAGCTGCAACCAACAAAGGCAATGCGTTAACTTTTTACTCTAACTACGGAAAGAATGTATCAATTGGCGCACCAGGAGGGGATTACGGCCCTCTTGCCGATCAGGGGCTCTACGATGTACGGCACATGACCCTTACGACTTATCCGACTAATTTGATGCAGTCGATAACAAGCGAGTATGCCGGATTTGAAAAAGGCTATGAATTCATGACCGGTACTTCTTTAGCGGCGCCTAAAGTTTCGGCAACAGCTGCCCTTGTAATTGCTGAATACGAAGAAGTGCACGGAAAAAAACCTAAAGTCCAGGAAGTTAAAAAAATTCTCGAAAAAGGCGCTGTAAAGAGCGATAAAAAGAAATTTGGCGCAGGAATCGTCAATGCCTATAACTCCCTTACCTTGATTAAATAA